The Bacteroidota bacterium genome contains a region encoding:
- a CDS encoding glucuronyl hydrolase produces the protein SALFELCTYTTGKEREKLFNRAELIIKSLSSEVYRAQPGTNGFFVLRHNVGGFPQRSEIDVPLIYSDYYFLEALLRYKRLLK, from the coding sequence GTTCGGCTCTGTTTGAACTTTGTACTTATACCACAGGAAAAGAAAGAGAGAAACTTTTTAATAGGGCAGAGCTTATTATTAAATCTTTAAGTTCTGAAGTTTACAGGGCACAACCCGGCACAAACGGTTTCTTTGTCCTTAGGCATAATGTGGGTGGTTTCCCTCAGCGTAGTGAAATTGATGTACCCCTGATATATTCGGATTATTATTTCCTTGAAGCCCTGCTTCGTTATAAAAGGTTGTTGAAATAA